GCCGTGCTAAAGCCTACGGCATTACTGTTGATGAGTTGCCTGCCTATTACGCCAAACGCACGTTGCTCAACGAGATCATTTTGCCTGAGGACATCGCCAACGCATGTATAGCCATAACGGGTGGCCTGCTCAATAAATCAACAGGCAACATTATAAATGTTGATGGCGGCGTTGCTGCAGGGTTTGTGCGTTAAATTGTAAATTACACCGGGCTGTGCGCCAATCGCGGCCCGGTAATAACCTGAATTATACTATGCAAATAAATAAGGAGACTGTTCAAAACATCAATAACGACGCATTCCCCTCGCATCAGCGCCGGTTTAATTACCTGGCGGATGAAATTAATAACGTTGAAACGATCATTCAAAAGCTGATTGCTTTTAACATTGCCATACCAAGTTGGGCGCTCGGTACCGGTGGAACACGTTTCGGGCGATTCTCGGGTGGTGGCGAGCCGCGCAGCCTGGAAGAAAAGATTGAGGACGTAGGTTTGATACACGCGCTCAACCGCTCCAGTAATTCCATTTCTTTGCATATACCCTGGGATATTCCCGATAACGCGCCGTCCATAAAGGCGCTGGCCTCGCAATTAGGGCTACATTTTGACGCTGTGAACTCCAATACGTTCCAAGATCAGCCGAATCAAGCGCTGAGCTACAAATTTGGCTCGCTGCACCACGTGGACAAAGCAGTAAGGCAGCAAGCGGTTGAACATAATATCGAAGTAATAAAATATGGCGAGGAGCTTGGCTCAACGGCGCTTTCTGTCTGGCTGGCTGATGGATCAAACTTCCCCGGGCAGCTTAATTTTCGTAATGCATTTCAAACCACGCTCGAAAGCTTGCAGCAGGTTTATGCCGCCTTACCCGATGACTGGAAGATATGGATAGAGTACAAACCTTACGAGCCTAACTTCTACTCCACCACCATCGGCGACTGGGGGCAATCCTACCTGTTAGCCAATAAACTTGGTGCAAAGGCAAGTACGCTGGTTGATCTTGGCCATCATCTGCCTAATACCAACATCGAGCAAATAGTTTCGCTATTGCTCATGGAAGGTAAGCTTGCCGGTTTTCACTTTAACGACTCTAAGTATGGAGACGACGACCTGACGGTGGGCTGTATCAACCCCTACCAGTTATACCTGATATTTAATGAGTTGGTTGAAGGCCTGGATGCCCGTAATTTAAACCATGCCACCGGCATTGGCTGGATGATAGATGCATCACACAATGTTAAGGACCCGGTTGAAGATTTACTGCAATCGGTAGAGGCTATTAAGATTGCCTATGCACAAGCGCTTTTAGTTGATCAGGACAAACTTAAACAAGCCCAGCTCAATAATGATGTTGCCCGGGCTCAGGAAATTTTGCAGCACGCTTACCGAACCGATGTGAGGCCGTTGCTCGCGGAGGCAAGGCTACGGGCCGGCGGTGCATTACAACCGTTGGAGGTTTTCCGCTCGCTTAAGGTACGAGAAAACCTGATACAGGAACGTGGGCTTAAAACTGTAACAACCGGTTTGTAAATGAGCGCCAAACCTGTAGTTGCTGTTTTTGACATCGGTAAAACCAACAAAAAATTGTTGCTCTTTAACGAGCATTACCAGGTTGTTTTTGAACACTCCGAAAGGATTGATGAGGTAATTGACGAGGATGGCTACCCCTGCGACGACATCGAGAAGCTGCGTGCTTTTGTTCGTGATAATCTGAATAAAGTGTTAAAAGCTGAATTTTATAAGATAAAGGCCGTTAACTTTGCCGCCTACGGGGCCAGTTTTGTTTATATCGATCAGCATGGCGAAGTACTTACGCCGCTCTACAATTATTTAAAACCGTATCCGTACAAGTTGAGCCGTCAGTTTTATAATACTTATGGCGAACCCGAAGCAATCGCGCTACAAACTGCATCACCTGCTTTGGGCAATCTTAACTCGGGTATGCAGCTGTATTGCCTGAAGCACCAGCAACCAGAAGTATTTAAAAAAATAGAAGCCGCACTGCATTTACCCCAATATCTAAGCTTTTTGCTAACTGGCCGGGCTGTGTCAGAGCTTACCAGCATCGGTTGCCATACCGCATTGTGGGATTTTGCTTTAAACGATTATCATCGCTGGGTTTACGAAGAAAAATTAAATGAAGTGCTCCCGCCCTTAAAGACTGCCAATGACGTAGTTAAGGTTGATTTTAATGGCCATAATATGCACGTTGGTACCGGCCTGCATGATAGCTCGGCAGCACTTATCCCCTATCTGATCAGCTTTACTAAACCCTTCGTTTTACTCTCGACAGGCACTTGGAGCATTACCTTAAACCCATTTGACCAGACGCCACTTAC
This Mucilaginibacter defluvii DNA region includes the following protein-coding sequences:
- a CDS encoding L-rhamnose isomerase: MQINKETVQNINNDAFPSHQRRFNYLADEINNVETIIQKLIAFNIAIPSWALGTGGTRFGRFSGGGEPRSLEEKIEDVGLIHALNRSSNSISLHIPWDIPDNAPSIKALASQLGLHFDAVNSNTFQDQPNQALSYKFGSLHHVDKAVRQQAVEHNIEVIKYGEELGSTALSVWLADGSNFPGQLNFRNAFQTTLESLQQVYAALPDDWKIWIEYKPYEPNFYSTTIGDWGQSYLLANKLGAKASTLVDLGHHLPNTNIEQIVSLLLMEGKLAGFHFNDSKYGDDDLTVGCINPYQLYLIFNELVEGLDARNLNHATGIGWMIDASHNVKDPVEDLLQSVEAIKIAYAQALLVDQDKLKQAQLNNDVARAQEILQHAYRTDVRPLLAEARLRAGGALQPLEVFRSLKVRENLIQERGLKTVTTGL
- a CDS encoding FGGY-family carbohydrate kinase gives rise to the protein MSAKPVVAVFDIGKTNKKLLLFNEHYQVVFEHSERIDEVIDEDGYPCDDIEKLRAFVRDNLNKVLKAEFYKIKAVNFAAYGASFVYIDQHGEVLTPLYNYLKPYPYKLSRQFYNTYGEPEAIALQTASPALGNLNSGMQLYCLKHQQPEVFKKIEAALHLPQYLSFLLTGRAVSELTSIGCHTALWDFALNDYHRWVYEEKLNEVLPPLKTANDVVKVDFNGHNMHVGTGLHDSSAALIPYLISFTKPFVLLSTGTWSITLNPFDQTPLTTEQLEKDCLNYIQYEGKPVKAARYFAGPEYEQRLAQIAAHFGQSVKKYEELTFDKAIADKMQSKQAVTRGSLNQSSPTTDNTNLEMFNNDIEAYYWLMTDIVSKQRASTELVMNGTPVKYLFVDGGFSKNEIFMHLLASAFPHLEVYAAGMPQATAIGAALAIHHGWNHNPYPADLISLKRYS